In one Nitrososphaera viennensis EN76 genomic region, the following are encoded:
- a CDS encoding cobalt-precorrin 5A hydrolase, protein MARTAVVAITKHGIEIARKIKNRMPEVEIYVPAKHSDGGTDITWFSEQSTQLVAGLFKSHDALVCVFSLGAVIRMVAPYLVDKKSDPAVIVIDDRANYVISALSGHLGGANALARLVASFLGAKPVITTAADVNETIAVDLVGREFGWTIENFDNVTRTSAFMVNEEKIAVYQDAGERNWWQGQQLPKNVTVVNDIDKVKSPDFKAALVITDRAIVDQDIMAKSVVYRPKTLVVGIGLHWDTSKETIESGVTAVFREKGLALKSIRNIASVDRGSRVKGLDEFAGQYGMPVQIYKKEELAKVEVPNPSPAVQKFEGTASVSEASAILDSKGELIVQKQKFPPNLTVAVCRVAAAGQ, encoded by the coding sequence ATGGCACGCACGGCAGTCGTGGCAATAACCAAGCACGGGATCGAGATAGCCAGAAAGATAAAGAACAGAATGCCGGAGGTGGAAATCTATGTCCCGGCAAAGCACAGCGACGGCGGCACAGACATTACTTGGTTTTCAGAGCAGAGCACGCAGCTTGTCGCCGGCCTGTTCAAGTCGCATGACGCGCTGGTATGCGTGTTTTCGCTTGGCGCCGTGATCCGCATGGTCGCGCCATATCTTGTGGACAAGAAAAGCGACCCCGCAGTGATTGTAATAGACGACAGGGCAAACTATGTCATCAGTGCGCTTTCAGGCCATCTTGGCGGCGCAAACGCTCTTGCACGGCTTGTCGCTTCGTTCTTGGGAGCAAAGCCCGTCATAACAACGGCCGCGGATGTCAACGAAACTATTGCAGTTGACCTTGTGGGCAGGGAATTTGGCTGGACTATAGAGAATTTTGACAACGTTACGCGTACAAGTGCCTTTATGGTAAACGAAGAAAAGATCGCCGTCTACCAGGATGCCGGCGAGCGCAACTGGTGGCAGGGCCAGCAGCTTCCAAAAAACGTCACTGTGGTCAATGACATCGACAAAGTCAAGTCGCCTGACTTTAAAGCGGCCCTTGTCATTACAGACAGGGCAATAGTCGATCAGGACATCATGGCCAAGTCTGTCGTGTACAGGCCAAAGACGCTTGTAGTCGGGATCGGCCTGCACTGGGACACGAGCAAGGAAACCATAGAGTCTGGAGTAACTGCAGTCTTTAGGGAAAAGGGCCTGGCACTCAAGAGCATACGCAACATCGCAAGCGTCGACCGCGGGTCAAGGGTCAAGGGCCTCGACGAGTTTGCAGGCCAGTACGGGATGCCCGTTCAGATATACAAAAAGGAAGAACTTGCCAAGGTAGAGGTGCCAAACCCGTCGCCGGCCGTGCAAAAGTTCGAGGGGACGGCAAGCGTGTCGGAGGCTTCGGCCATCCTGGACTCAAAGGGCGAGCTGATAGTGCAAAAGCAAAAGTTCCCGCCAAACCTCACCGTGGCCGTGTGCAGGGTTGCTGCAGCAGGTCAGTAA
- a CDS encoding precorrin-8X methylmutase — translation MQLKKRALLIVDRGSREPEVRQEMQEICTLAKGKAGYDFADYCFLEVLPPFIDEGIRKCVDAGAEAITVMPYFLYPGMKLKDTVKQSARIGRDMNLNLVITRPLSYHPMMPELVSERLAELKKEKDIRLSDDQCDVLLIGHGSSDRNAHDAFVHTAEAIRPRYRNVHHCFLELDSPNIEEGVMQAVAMQPKVLLMMPYFLHRGAHIKRDVVNDVAAALEKAQFKGAYMARHLGVDDKLVNLVVERAKEVENRQGPDGSFGTAASRSMTERAFDIEKRSFEIIDSEAGPHGYNSMQWPIVRRVIHATADFDFAGSGKMLFHERAIESAFSAIKNRCTIVTDVDMVLAAINKKSLSDLGLKTACYISDKGVAEEAKKLGKTRSEMAMRHAAKEMDGGIVVIGNAPTALLEVISMAKEGVTKPALVVGIPVGFVSAPESKEALARTDDMPFITNVGRKGGSPAASSIINALLLLYQNNDSQRRE, via the coding sequence TTGCAGTTGAAGAAGAGGGCGCTTCTTATCGTCGACAGGGGCAGCAGGGAGCCGGAGGTCCGGCAGGAGATGCAAGAGATATGCACGCTTGCCAAGGGCAAGGCAGGATATGACTTTGCCGATTATTGCTTCCTTGAAGTGCTCCCGCCGTTCATCGACGAGGGCATAAGAAAGTGCGTTGACGCCGGCGCCGAGGCGATAACCGTGATGCCCTATTTCCTCTACCCCGGCATGAAGCTCAAAGACACGGTAAAGCAGAGCGCCAGGATAGGCCGCGACATGAACCTGAATCTTGTCATCACAAGGCCGCTCAGCTACCATCCGATGATGCCCGAGCTTGTGTCAGAGCGCCTAGCCGAGCTAAAGAAGGAAAAGGACATCCGCCTTTCCGACGACCAGTGCGACGTGCTCTTGATAGGGCATGGCAGCAGCGACAGAAACGCGCACGACGCGTTCGTGCACACTGCCGAGGCGATAAGGCCACGCTACCGGAACGTGCACCACTGCTTTTTGGAGCTTGACAGCCCAAACATCGAGGAAGGAGTGATGCAGGCAGTGGCCATGCAGCCAAAGGTTCTCCTAATGATGCCGTATTTCCTGCACAGGGGCGCCCACATCAAGCGCGACGTCGTAAACGACGTTGCGGCCGCGCTTGAAAAAGCGCAGTTCAAAGGTGCCTACATGGCAAGGCACCTCGGGGTCGACGACAAGCTGGTCAACCTCGTAGTCGAGCGCGCCAAGGAGGTGGAAAACCGTCAGGGTCCGGACGGGAGTTTCGGGACTGCCGCAAGCAGGAGCATGACGGAGAGGGCCTTTGACATTGAAAAGAGGAGCTTCGAGATAATCGACTCTGAAGCCGGCCCGCACGGCTACAATTCCATGCAGTGGCCAATCGTGCGCAGGGTTATTCATGCAACTGCCGACTTTGACTTTGCCGGCAGTGGCAAGATGCTGTTCCACGAGCGCGCAATCGAGTCCGCGTTTTCCGCTATAAAGAACAGGTGCACCATAGTCACGGACGTCGATATGGTGCTTGCGGCCATCAACAAAAAGTCGCTTTCCGACCTTGGCCTCAAGACTGCCTGCTACATCTCTGACAAGGGCGTGGCAGAAGAGGCAAAAAAGCTTGGCAAGACCCGGTCCGAGATGGCCATGAGGCATGCGGCAAAGGAGATGGACGGCGGGATTGTAGTCATTGGCAACGCGCCGACCGCGCTCCTGGAAGTCATTTCGATGGCAAAAGAAGGCGTGACAAAACCCGCGCTCGTAGTCGGAATCCCCGTGGGCTTTGTGTCTGCGCCCGAGTCAAAGGAGGCGCTTGCCCGGACCGACGACATGCCGTTCATAACAAACGTCGGAAGAAAGGGCGGCAGCCCCGCGGCATCGTCAATAATCAACGCGCTTCTTTTGCTGTACCAGAATAATGATAGTCAGCGGCGCGAGTAG
- a CDS encoding cobyrinate a,c-diamide synthase — protein MAAIPRIVVAGVTSGVGKTTVAVAIMHALRKKRGLAVQPFKVGPDFIDPSYHDFVTGGRSRNLDVWLMGRRGVIDCFNSACEGADVAVIEGVMGLFDGMSGKDNFASTAHVARILGAPVVLVVDASKSARSIAAIALGFMHFDRNIRIAGIILNNVASDRHAGYLREALAGKVRRAPVLGIIRRNSEIKMEERHLGLVPAQELQKKRRAAILDAAKYVSEQIDVDSILKACGTGPLPAASSSPAIKKAPKKRATIAVALDESFNFYYTDNLDALKRAGARLVFFSPVNDASLPEGIDGIMLGGGFPEVLADRLEKNRPMIKSVAWAVNAGMPVYGECGGLMYLTRSISGYKGEKKARRMAGLIDADTLMTSRLTLNYTEADCDGPVFGRASLHGHEFHYSTVEDISKDSRFAYTMKKGKGVIDGKDGFVIGETGLAAYMHLHFANKNNMLAERLVGSCASYSRR, from the coding sequence ATGGCAGCAATCCCCAGGATAGTGGTCGCAGGAGTGACAAGCGGGGTGGGCAAGACCACCGTCGCAGTCGCAATAATGCACGCCCTGCGCAAAAAAAGGGGGCTTGCAGTCCAGCCATTCAAGGTCGGGCCAGACTTTATCGACCCTTCCTATCACGATTTTGTCACAGGAGGCAGGTCGCGCAACCTTGACGTCTGGCTCATGGGAAGGCGCGGAGTCATCGACTGCTTTAATTCCGCGTGCGAGGGCGCCGACGTGGCAGTCATCGAGGGTGTGATGGGCCTCTTTGACGGCATGTCAGGAAAGGACAACTTTGCAAGCACTGCGCACGTGGCAAGGATTCTTGGCGCGCCGGTGGTACTCGTAGTCGACGCCAGCAAGAGCGCGCGGTCCATCGCGGCGATTGCCCTCGGCTTTATGCACTTTGACAGGAACATCAGGATTGCCGGCATCATCCTGAACAACGTGGCAAGCGACAGGCACGCAGGCTACCTGAGAGAGGCGCTTGCAGGAAAGGTCAGGAGGGCGCCGGTGCTTGGCATCATCAGGCGCAATAGCGAAATAAAGATGGAGGAGCGCCACCTCGGGCTCGTGCCTGCTCAGGAACTGCAAAAGAAAAGACGCGCCGCAATACTTGACGCGGCAAAATACGTTTCAGAGCAGATCGACGTCGATTCAATTCTAAAGGCGTGCGGGACAGGCCCGCTTCCTGCTGCATCATCATCGCCCGCAATCAAAAAGGCGCCAAAGAAAAGAGCCACGATAGCGGTCGCGCTTGACGAATCGTTCAACTTTTACTATACAGACAACCTCGACGCGCTAAAGAGGGCAGGCGCAAGGCTAGTCTTCTTTAGCCCGGTAAACGACGCCAGCCTGCCGGAGGGAATAGACGGCATTATGCTTGGCGGAGGCTTTCCAGAAGTGCTTGCAGACAGGCTGGAGAAGAACAGGCCCATGATAAAGTCGGTCGCATGGGCGGTAAACGCAGGCATGCCGGTGTACGGCGAGTGCGGCGGGCTGATGTACCTGACGCGCTCGATAAGCGGGTACAAAGGTGAGAAAAAGGCACGCAGGATGGCAGGGCTCATTGACGCTGACACGCTCATGACCTCGCGCCTCACCCTCAACTACACCGAGGCTGACTGTGACGGCCCGGTCTTTGGAAGGGCAAGCCTGCACGGCCACGAGTTTCACTATTCTACAGTAGAGGACATTTCCAAGGACAGCAGGTTTGCGTACACCATGAAAAAGGGAAAAGGAGTCATTGACGGCAAGGACGGCTTTGTCATCGGAGAAACCGGCCTTGCGGCGTACATGCACCTGCACTTTGCAAACAAGAACAACATGCTTGCAGAAAGGCTTGTGGGCAGCTGCGCGTCCTACTCGCGCCGCTGA
- a CDS encoding PH domain-containing protein, producing the protein MMLERMDPDIAGLLMPKEEILLVASQSKVAPGGSISAPDKIYITTSRVLFKDPKMFGLRANIIAVKYEEIATVMLKRGVFSTEILLKPRASFQHIDLPAVDKQVALQVSSLIQKGMRGELASRKAAAPKQGPHHPEPAMRLELEKPKLDTLDRLERLALMKHQGMITEEEFAILKEELMLGIKPQISGETLVSVVQPQPQPQLEIKTEPPKPAAVQQEVEKPKEEMIACRYCGFATVPQASKFCPDCGKDLKAETNVWKMCPACDTLTTNDAAFCSACKQKFPETLS; encoded by the coding sequence ATGATGCTAGAGAGGATGGACCCAGACATAGCCGGCCTGCTTATGCCCAAGGAAGAGATACTTCTTGTAGCTTCGCAGTCCAAGGTCGCCCCCGGTGGGTCCATTTCGGCGCCTGACAAGATATACATCACCACAAGCCGCGTGCTTTTCAAAGATCCCAAGATGTTTGGCCTCCGGGCAAACATCATTGCCGTGAAATACGAGGAGATTGCCACCGTCATGCTAAAGCGCGGCGTGTTTTCCACGGAGATACTCCTAAAGCCCCGCGCATCCTTCCAGCACATCGACCTGCCCGCCGTCGACAAGCAGGTGGCGCTGCAGGTAAGCTCGCTCATCCAGAAGGGCATGAGAGGTGAGCTGGCAAGCCGCAAGGCCGCAGCACCCAAGCAAGGTCCTCATCATCCCGAGCCCGCGATGAGACTTGAGCTGGAAAAACCCAAATTAGATACGCTTGACAGGCTCGAAAGGCTGGCGCTCATGAAGCACCAAGGCATGATAACAGAAGAAGAGTTTGCCATCCTCAAAGAGGAATTGATGCTGGGCATCAAGCCTCAGATAAGCGGCGAAACGCTTGTCTCAGTCGTCCAGCCGCAGCCACAACCACAGCTAGAGATAAAGACCGAGCCTCCAAAGCCGGCAGCGGTCCAACAGGAAGTAGAAAAGCCAAAGGAAGAGATGATCGCATGTCGCTACTGCGGCTTTGCAACCGTGCCTCAGGCGTCCAAGTTCTGCCCGGACTGCGGCAAGGACCTCAAGGCAGAGACCAACGTGTGGAAGATGTGCCCCGCATGCGACACGCTGACCACCAACGACGCGGCGTTCTGCTCCGCATGCAAGCAAAAGTTCCCCGAGACCCTGAGCTAA
- the cobO gene encoding cob(I)yrinic acid a,c-diamide adenosyltransferase has translation MPSDKAPVIVYTGKGKGKTTAALGIVLRAVGHGHRVGMIQFIKGEWYYGELTSSKRLEPEFEMIAAGKGFVGIIDDDHSIEEHQKAAQEAIELVREKLASGAYDVMILDEVNYAVKLNLITVDDVLGIIAAKPDKTTLVLTGNHAHEKVVEAADLVTEMREVKHPYQKGIKARKGIDF, from the coding sequence ATGCCTTCGGACAAGGCTCCAGTCATAGTCTACACGGGCAAGGGCAAGGGCAAGACTACCGCGGCGCTTGGAATAGTGCTCCGGGCGGTGGGCCATGGCCACAGGGTGGGCATGATCCAGTTCATCAAGGGCGAGTGGTACTATGGCGAGCTGACAAGCTCAAAACGTCTGGAGCCAGAGTTTGAGATGATAGCCGCCGGCAAGGGGTTCGTTGGAATCATCGACGACGACCACTCGATAGAGGAGCACCAAAAGGCGGCGCAAGAAGCAATAGAACTTGTCAGGGAAAAGCTTGCGTCAGGGGCATACGACGTCATGATACTTGACGAAGTAAACTATGCGGTCAAGCTCAACCTGATAACCGTCGACGACGTCCTTGGCATAATCGCGGCCAAGCCCGACAAAACCACGCTTGTCCTGACGGGCAACCACGCGCACGAAAAGGTAGTTGAAGCTGCCGACCTTGTCACCGAAATGAGGGAGGTGAAGCACCCTTACCAGAAAGGCATCAAGGCCCGGAAGGGCATCGACTTTTAG
- a CDS encoding translation initiation factor IF-2 subunit alpha has translation MSAAQEASKLPDEGEIVIATVKEVTGHGAYVTLDEYNNMTGFLHISEIATGWIRNIERYVRPKQKAVLKVIRVNRARGEVDCSLKQVSGEERKSKLIEVKKSEKADAFMDFIKAKLKLSDQQVAEIEDKVLQKYDYIYDIFEDIARKGPELLQKFDLSDDVKKAMEEESNKIQVPHVEVRGVMEISSKKPDGIEIIKNTLAGVESSKGGATTEITYVGAPRYRIVVTAENFKVAEKSMNNAVEKIRSAIEKQHGAFNFIREESKKSHQG, from the coding sequence TTGTCAGCCGCTCAAGAGGCCTCTAAACTCCCGGACGAGGGCGAGATAGTCATTGCCACCGTAAAGGAAGTCACGGGCCACGGCGCCTACGTGACACTTGACGAGTACAACAACATGACGGGCTTTCTGCACATTTCCGAGATTGCGACCGGCTGGATACGAAACATCGAGCGCTACGTCAGGCCAAAGCAAAAGGCAGTGCTGAAGGTAATCCGCGTCAACAGGGCGAGGGGGGAGGTCGACTGCTCGCTCAAGCAGGTCTCCGGCGAGGAGCGCAAGTCAAAGCTCATCGAGGTAAAAAAAAGCGAAAAGGCCGACGCGTTCATGGACTTCATAAAAGCCAAACTAAAGCTTTCAGACCAGCAGGTGGCAGAGATAGAGGATAAAGTCCTGCAAAAGTACGACTATATCTATGACATTTTCGAGGACATTGCAAGAAAGGGCCCGGAGCTGCTGCAGAAATTCGACCTTTCTGACGACGTCAAGAAGGCGATGGAGGAGGAGAGCAACAAGATCCAGGTGCCACACGTCGAGGTGAGGGGCGTCATGGAGATATCCTCGAAAAAGCCGGACGGCATCGAGATCATAAAAAACACGCTTGCAGGTGTGGAGAGCAGCAAGGGGGGCGCCACGACAGAAATCACGTACGTAGGCGCCCCGCGCTACCGCATAGTGGTAACGGCAGAGAATTTCAAGGTGGCAGAAAAGTCGATGAACAACGCGGTGGAAAAGATCCGCTCTGCGATTGAAAAGCAGCACGGCGCGTTCAACTTTATACGCGAAGAATCGAAAAAGTCGCACCAGGGATAA
- a CDS encoding RNA-protein complex protein Nop10: MKHLIRKCTACGAYTLANTCRKCGAQTVDPHPPKYSPDDKYVRYRVAERYEEESDKDYK, translated from the coding sequence ATGAAGCACCTCATCCGCAAGTGCACCGCCTGCGGCGCGTACACGCTTGCAAATACCTGTCGCAAGTGCGGCGCGCAGACTGTCGACCCTCACCCACCCAAGTATTCGCCGGACGACAAGTACGTGCGCTACCGGGTGGCCGAGCGCTACGAGGAAGAAAGCGACAAGGATTATAAGTAA
- a CDS encoding NAD(P)/FAD-dependent oxidoreductase, which yields MRFAIAGAGVAGSYLGNMLQKRGHEVQVFESLRPENHWPVCAWGASRHMLEKFSEKAGLDFEDYIMHVGQRLRMDLPAGKVEYLDLKGLVTYNKHKWEHDLMQGLEIKYGAKVTKEDFQFEKYDHVLDCTGLHRTLLPKSEEDFLIPAYEYLLEGVKGEDEFYTIGYKGAKGYFWYFPLDDGRGYMGAGDVEKKYHGIKEFFEQHPEAKIVKKIGRPIRLAPPKKMEPFFDGNVVGVGESIGCVFPMLGEGIIPSLLCCDFFLDALDDKKGLDAKKYRKKVLSYFDYYDDVYRIVRLKMDGKLSTIRHANLLMSMYRHMKKEESRFGFEVSLEKMNRLVNAL from the coding sequence TTGAGATTTGCCATTGCAGGTGCAGGAGTGGCCGGGAGCTACCTTGGCAACATGCTCCAGAAACGCGGCCACGAAGTCCAGGTGTTCGAGTCGTTAAGGCCGGAGAACCACTGGCCGGTGTGCGCCTGGGGCGCGTCGCGGCACATGCTGGAAAAGTTTTCAGAAAAGGCGGGGCTTGACTTTGAAGACTACATCATGCACGTCGGGCAGAGGCTGCGGATGGACCTCCCTGCAGGCAAGGTGGAATACCTCGACCTGAAGGGGCTTGTCACCTACAACAAGCACAAGTGGGAGCACGACCTGATGCAGGGGCTTGAGATAAAGTACGGCGCCAAGGTTACAAAAGAGGATTTCCAGTTTGAGAAATACGACCACGTCCTTGACTGCACGGGCCTGCACCGCACGCTCTTGCCAAAGTCAGAAGAAGACTTCCTCATACCCGCGTACGAGTACCTGCTTGAAGGGGTCAAGGGTGAGGACGAGTTTTACACGATAGGCTACAAGGGCGCAAAAGGGTACTTTTGGTACTTTCCACTTGATGATGGCAGGGGCTACATGGGAGCCGGCGACGTGGAAAAGAAATACCACGGCATAAAGGAATTCTTTGAGCAACATCCTGAAGCAAAGATCGTCAAAAAAATTGGCAGGCCAATCAGGCTTGCGCCTCCGAAAAAAATGGAGCCGTTCTTTGACGGAAACGTGGTGGGAGTCGGCGAGTCCATCGGCTGCGTGTTTCCGATGCTTGGCGAGGGCATCATCCCGTCGCTTTTGTGCTGCGACTTTTTCCTCGACGCCCTTGACGACAAGAAAGGCCTTGACGCCAAGAAATACAGAAAGAAGGTGCTCTCGTACTTTGACTATTACGACGACGTCTACCGCATCGTGAGGCTAAAGATGGACGGCAAGCTGTCGACCATACGCCACGCAAACCTCTTGATGAGCATGTACCGCCACATGAAAAAGGAGGAGAGCCGCTTTGGGTTTGAGGTCAGCCTCGAGAAGATGAACCGGCTGGTAAACGCTTTATAG
- a CDS encoding acyl-CoA thioesterase: MMPSDANPMGNVFGGVILKHVDLVAGIVAKRHVGHPNVVTATMDRMTFLKPVFIGNALVLSARINYVRRSSMEVEVTVESEDYDSGTKARTGTAFVTLVALDKRGKATEVPPLLLETAEDKKRFSEGEKRMQQRLREAGKL, encoded by the coding sequence ATGATGCCGTCGGACGCAAATCCGATGGGGAATGTCTTTGGAGGTGTGATACTAAAGCACGTGGACCTCGTCGCCGGCATCGTTGCCAAGAGGCACGTGGGGCACCCAAACGTCGTCACAGCGACCATGGACAGGATGACCTTTCTAAAGCCGGTGTTCATCGGCAACGCGCTCGTGCTGTCTGCAAGGATAAACTATGTGAGAAGGTCCTCGATGGAGGTTGAAGTCACGGTCGAGTCGGAAGACTATGACAGCGGGACGAAGGCTCGTACAGGGACGGCGTTTGTGACTCTTGTGGCGCTGGACAAGCGCGGCAAGGCGACCGAGGTGCCGCCACTCCTGCTTGAAACTGCCGAGGACAAGAAGCGCTTTTCCGAGGGAGAAAAGCGGATGCAGCAGCGCCTGCGCGAAGCCGGCAAGCTCTAG
- a CDS encoding isocitrate lyase/PEP mutase family protein, whose translation MQKPRSLREQLEDKNRIIVLPGVFDALSARIAEQVGFEAMFQTGYGSSAALLGMPDFGFLNAGETVDNARRIIRAVSVPVLVDADTGYGNPLNAWRLVRDLEALGAAGIFLEDQIWPKRCGHMVGKDVIPKDDYLPKLKAAVEARKSKDFIIVARTDARAPLGLDEAIERGKAYRKAGADVIFVEAPRSVQELKKVANEIDAPLVANMIEDGVTPNLTGQELLKLGYRIAVWPLSGLYSATYAMREVFSELKKTSYTRKTRKMMVTFKDFNEFVDLQKYMNLEKRYS comes from the coding sequence ATGCAAAAGCCGCGTTCCCTTCGTGAGCAGCTTGAAGACAAGAACAGGATAATAGTTTTGCCGGGCGTGTTTGACGCTCTGAGCGCAAGGATTGCCGAGCAGGTCGGGTTTGAAGCGATGTTCCAGACAGGCTATGGCTCTTCCGCTGCGCTCCTTGGCATGCCCGATTTTGGGTTCTTGAACGCAGGCGAGACTGTTGACAACGCAAGACGCATCATACGTGCAGTCAGCGTCCCGGTGCTCGTGGATGCAGACACGGGCTATGGCAACCCGCTCAACGCGTGGAGGCTTGTTCGCGACCTCGAAGCGCTCGGCGCGGCAGGGATATTCCTTGAAGACCAGATCTGGCCCAAGCGGTGCGGCCACATGGTGGGTAAGGACGTGATCCCAAAGGACGACTATTTGCCAAAGCTAAAGGCGGCAGTCGAGGCGCGGAAGAGCAAGGATTTCATCATCGTCGCAAGGACCGACGCAAGGGCCCCGTTGGGCCTTGACGAGGCGATAGAAAGGGGCAAGGCATACAGAAAGGCCGGCGCCGACGTGATATTTGTCGAGGCTCCAAGGAGCGTGCAAGAGCTGAAAAAGGTTGCCAACGAGATAGACGCCCCGCTTGTGGCAAACATGATTGAAGACGGCGTGACTCCAAACCTGACAGGGCAGGAGCTTTTAAAGCTGGGCTACAGGATAGCAGTCTGGCCCCTCTCCGGCCTGTACAGCGCCACGTATGCAATGCGCGAGGTGTTTTCAGAGCTGAAAAAGACCAGCTACACCAGAAAGACGCGCAAGATGATGGTCACATTCAAGGACTTTAACGAGTTTGTCGACCTGCAAAAGTACATGAATCTGGAAAAGCGCTACAGCTAG
- a CDS encoding VOC family protein: MTIMKVRKVIETSIYSRDLEPLKKFYSDVLGFEVIEEEKNKLVFLKAGASMLLAFNPDRTFPSNDKLPPHGAHGSTHFALEIEASDYEKWKECLAQNGIAIELEVNWKEARSLYFRDPAGNLVELMTPGGWPVDHY; encoded by the coding sequence ATGACGATAATGAAAGTCAGAAAAGTAATAGAGACCTCCATCTATTCCCGCGACCTTGAACCGCTAAAGAAATTCTATTCAGATGTTTTAGGGTTTGAAGTAATCGAGGAGGAAAAGAACAAGCTCGTATTTCTAAAGGCAGGCGCCAGCATGCTCCTTGCATTCAACCCCGACCGCACGTTTCCTTCAAACGACAAGCTGCCGCCGCACGGGGCGCACGGAAGCACCCACTTTGCGCTTGAAATAGAAGCCAGCGATTATGAAAAGTGGAAGGAGTGCCTTGCGCAAAACGGCATTGCAATAGAGCTTGAAGTCAACTGGAAGGAGGCAAGGTCGCTGTATTTTCGCGACCCGGCTGGCAACCTGGTGGAACTGATGACGCCGGGTGGCTGGCCCGTAGATCATTACTAA
- a CDS encoding Lrp/AsnC family transcriptional regulator: protein MRKNNVDAPHIDEFDAKLLSLLTSQESYSSKDLAAKLDKPLSTVQRRIRILFENGYIKKKYEVDYLKLGCRKGLLDICLKDSDIECVAKKVSRISGVILVSVPLGHSDLSASFVYRTNEEVLRFIRQVKKMPEVQRVTWTEEVFSLSAARPVLVECLCSAA, encoded by the coding sequence ATGAGAAAAAATAACGTTGATGCGCCACACATTGACGAATTTGACGCAAAGCTGCTCAGCCTTTTGACGTCGCAGGAAAGCTATTCGAGCAAAGACCTGGCTGCAAAATTGGATAAACCGCTGAGCACAGTTCAAAGAAGGATCAGGATTCTTTTTGAAAACGGCTACATCAAGAAAAAATATGAAGTCGACTATTTGAAACTGGGCTGCAGAAAAGGGCTTTTGGACATCTGCCTTAAAGACAGCGACATAGAGTGTGTGGCAAAAAAAGTATCGAGGATAAGTGGCGTGATACTGGTGTCGGTTCCACTGGGCCACTCTGATCTATCTGCATCCTTTGTTTACCGGACCAACGAGGAGGTCTTGCGATTTATCCGGCAGGTAAAGAAAATGCCAGAGGTGCAGCGTGTTACGTGGACGGAGGAAGTCTTTAGCCTGTCGGCGGCCCGGCCCGTGCTTGTAGAGTGCTTGTGCAGCGCCGCCTAG
- a CDS encoding TIGR00296 family protein: MISDAEGAELVRLARLAVEKYVTESVAITNPARELAKSGVFVTINNYHLAGRGEDLRGCIGFPLPYKGLHQSVIEAAIAAATQDPRFPPVDGKELEHLTFEVSVLTEPEEIPGSPAGRKKHVVIGRDGLLLKWKHGSGLLLPQVPVELAWDIDEYLANICYKAGAPPDAWLDPSSRLYTFQAQVFKEEKPRGNVVQLGDNNYNNNNNK, translated from the coding sequence GTGATATCTGACGCCGAGGGCGCCGAGCTCGTACGGCTTGCAAGGCTGGCCGTGGAAAAGTACGTGACCGAGTCAGTCGCCATAACAAATCCTGCAAGAGAGCTTGCAAAATCCGGCGTCTTTGTCACGATAAATAACTACCACCTCGCGGGGCGCGGCGAGGACCTGCGCGGGTGCATCGGCTTTCCCCTGCCGTACAAGGGGTTGCACCAGTCGGTCATCGAGGCCGCTATTGCGGCAGCCACGCAGGACCCGCGTTTTCCACCTGTCGACGGCAAGGAGCTTGAGCACCTTACCTTTGAGGTGAGCGTGCTGACAGAGCCGGAAGAGATACCGGGAAGCCCCGCCGGGCGCAAAAAACATGTCGTAATCGGGCGTGACGGGCTCTTGCTCAAATGGAAGCACGGCTCAGGACTGCTCTTGCCGCAGGTGCCTGTCGAGCTGGCATGGGACATCGACGAGTACCTGGCAAACATTTGCTACAAGGCCGGCGCGCCGCCTGACGCCTGGCTCGACCCGTCGTCAAGGCTCTATACGTTTCAGGCGCAGGTTTTCAAGGAGGAAAAACCCCGGGGAAACGTGGTGCAGCTTGGTGACAACAACTACAATAACAATAATAACAAATAA